The nucleotide window aaaaattagctgggcatggtggcagacgcctgtaatcccagctactcgggagcctgaggcaggagaatctcttgaacccgggaggtggaggttgcagtgagccaagatcgtgccactgaactccggcatgggtaacagagcaaggctgtcaaaaaaaaaaaaaaaaaaaaaaaaaagaacagaaaaagaaaaagaaaaaagaattagagacATCTGGATCAAATCAGCTGCCAGTCTCGCAAAGTGTTGGGTAACATCCTATTAAGATTGCTGCTTAcacatcatctataaaatactgaaaatatcattttaagaaatcttttttttattttgagacagagttttgttcttgttgcccaggctggagtgcaatggtgcgatctcagctcactgcaacctctgccccctgggttcaagcaattctctttcctcagcctcctgagtagctgggattacaggcatgcaccaccacacctggctaattttgtattttcagtagagacagggtttctccatattggtcaggctggtctcgaactcctgacctcaggtgatccactgaccttggcctcccaaagtgctgggattacaggcgtgagccaccatgcctagccaagaaACCCTTATTTGAAaacaagccaggcgcggtggctcatgcctataatcccagcacttgggaagccaaggcgggtggatcacttgacgtcagtagtttgagaccagcctgggcaacatgttataaccccatctctactaaaaatatatttaaaaaattagctgggtgtgggggcgggcacctgtaatcccagcttctcaggaagctgaggcaggagaatcacttgaacccgggaggtggaggttgcagtgagcagagatcatgccactgcactccagcctgggtgacaatagaaagactccatctcaaaaacaaaacaaaacaaaacaaaacgaaaaaccactaaaaaaaagactccatttcaaaaacaaaactaaaaccaaaaacacaacacaaatgaagtatacaaatgaaaataattactgtgttaaacacagtttcatagaaaataaaagaccaaTCAAATACAATAAGCTGCCTTCTTAGATGGGTATGTTATTcttttacagctaaagaaacgGGCTCAGAGAATGTTCTTTGATTGGACTGTGTTGCATCTCTGGACAGTGCAGCTGAGATCAGACTTTGTGTGTAACTCCACTAGCCTATCAGGGTGCCTCTCATAAAGGTAAGCAATGTAAATTTGGCCTAATATACAAAGTTGCCAGGGCAGCACTGGGTCAATTCTACATACAGTacttctatgttcatcaagggaaaccttaaaggaaagtgaaaatgCTTCTAGAAGGCGACTGGACACCAGCGCCTTTGCTTGTTGCCTTTGGGCTCTTCTTCTAAGGCCAACAGTGACCTGAAATTATTGACTAACTTTTCCAATCAAGTGGACAAAATGGTACCAAGGTTGCCAACATCAGACAAATTCACTTGAGGGCCTTATCTATGTACTTTGAAAGACAAAACTGCTTTTGTAAAGGATactgtatttcagaaaaaaatcatattaacaACTAATAACACTGTAAAATGCTGATGTGTTGAATGCTACTTTAGAAAAACATGTTCAAATCTAGGGAAAAAATTTGATTCAAAACTACATATCAattatctagctagctagctatctagAGACATGCTTTCATTCTATTGCTCAGGATGGGAAGCAGTGGGAttaccatagctcactgcagccttgagctcctggcctcaagtgatcctcctgcctcagcctcctaactagctaGGGCCACAGGTGGACACAGTTAcgcctgggtttttgtttgttttgtagagacagggtttcactatattgcccaggctggtgtcaaactggagtctcgctgtgtcgcccaggctggggtgcagtggtgtgatctcggcccaatgcaacctccgcctcccgggttcaagtaattctccttttatcagcctcccaagcagctgggactacaggcatgcgccaccacgcctggctaatttttgtattttttgtagagactggatttcaccatggccaggctggtctccaactcccgacctcaggtgatccacccgcctcggcctcccaaagtgttgggattacaagcgtcagccactgagcctggcgaAGCACTTTCTTCTGTTATTAAGTAGCCTAACCCAGGTGGGGCGCGgtccctcatgcctgtaatcccgacaacTCTGACGGCCAAGGTGAGAAGATCGCTtcaactcaggagttcgaaactggcccgggcaacatagcgagccccccccacccccatctctagaaaaatacaaaaattaggccaggtgcgcaccacgcccggctaatttttgtatcttttgtagagacagggtttcgtcatgttgcccaggctggtctcgaactcctgagcccaagccatccatcctcccgcctcggcctcccaaagtgctgggattacagtagggCCCAGCCAGCCTCATGTTTTATTTAGCAGTCCCTCCCTGTTGCACACTTGgatagtttcttaatttttttagacagggtttacCTCAATCTCGCAGGCTGGAATGCTATGgttggatcatagctcactggagccttgaaccTTTGGGCTCAAGTagctggggggctgaggtaggactacagagatggggttgcaccatgttgctaGGCTGCTCTTGCCCTGAAGGGTCCTCTCGCCTCAGCGGCGTCAgacatagttttctatttttgacgAACATAAACACTGTGCTGGGTCTGAATTTTTCAGCTACCCTTCTTCAGCCCGCAACACACAGACCTGGCGGGGAGGTCGCTGTTACCAGCCCCCACTCTGACGAGAAGACTGCCCAGCCCCAAGCGCTGTAGCGCCCCGGTGATGTCGCCGAACACCCGGCGCCTGTGACGTCGCCGAACGCCCACCTCTACGGTGTCGGCGAAGACGCGCCCTTGTGACGTCACGGAAGGCGCGCCCTTGTGACGTCACGGAAGGCGCGCCCTTGTGACGTCACGGAAGGCGCGCGCTTGTGACGTCACGGAAGGCGCGCCCTTGTGACGTCACGGAAGGCGCGCCCTTGTGACGTCTCAGGGGACCGCCACTCACGCGGAGCCAATCGGAACTCGCGGCGGGGCTGCTGGGTCTTCCAGGAGCGCGCATGAGCGGACGCTGGCTACGGGTGGCCGGTCGGGATGTAACCGGCTGCTGAGCTGGCAGTTCTGTGTCCCGAGGCTTCCGCCCGGCCGCAGCCGCACATACGCTGCGAGGAGGAGCTTTACGACTTCCCGGTCTTCGGGGCCAGGCGCAGCAAGGGCCAGACTCTGCCCTAGCAGGCGCTGCGCGCCAACCGGCTGGCACCTGTCGCAGAAGGTGCAACCGATCGCACTGTCGCGCGGAAGCTCCTCAATGGCCAGCTCCAGCTGCAGCCCCAGCCGCCCACTCGCCTCTCCTGAGCCTGGGTAAGTGCGTCCCACAACACCTCCCCCAGCCAGGGCCCGGGGACCCCCGGGAGCGTCCCCGGCTACCTGGCGCCGCTCATCCTGGGCAGGGTCGGCCCCCTGTGAGGCTGCCGGGCATGAGGGAGCTGCACCGCTGAGCTTGACCTCTGACGGCCTTTTGTAATAGCATTAAGTCTTTGAAACTTTGTGGCGAGGTAGAAGGGGCTAGGAAACgaagaaaacatctttttaaaaatataagcgaTCGGCTGGGCGAggtagcccacgcctgtaatcccagcactttgggaggtcgaggcgggtggatcacgaggtcaggagttcaagaccagcctggccagcatggtttcactgaaaccccatctgtactaaaaacacaaaaattagtcgggcgtggtggcgggtgcctgtaatcccagctactcgggaggctgaggcagagaattgtttgaacccgggatgcggaggttgcagtgagcggagatcgggccactgcactccagcctgggcaacagaccaagactgcctaaacaaacaaatatatgtgtgtatatatgcgatcgagcccgggaggttgagattacagtgagctgagattatataAGCGATCAAGCacgggaggttgaggttacagtgagctgagattgcgccgttgcactccagcccgtgtaacagagggagactctgtctctaaaaaattatatgcaaGTGAGAGCTTTTCTTCCAGCCTTCACGCTCAGACTGAAGAAAGTAATTAGGCCAGCccccgtggctcacgcctgtaatcccagcattttgggaggtggaggcggaagCGGAagcgagtggatcgcttgagatcaggagttccagactagtttgggcaacatggtgaaaccctgtctctacaaaaatataaaaaattagctgggcatggtggcacgcacttgtagtctctgctacttgccgggctgaggcgggaggatcgctcagctgcagcctcgacctcctggggcaatccatttcagcctcccaaagtgctgagattacaggaatgagccatcgtgcctggctttacactatattttaatactttttttgaaaatggaaactttTACAGGCAATTCACTTCCTTCAAACTAATGATAAGG belongs to Pongo pygmaeus isolate AG05252 chromosome 2, NHGRI_mPonPyg2-v2.0_pri, whole genome shotgun sequence and includes:
- the LOC129032990 gene encoding uncharacterized protein LOC129032990, with the translated sequence MSPNTRRLRALVTSQGTATHAEPIGTRGGAAGSSRSAHERTLATGGRSGCNRLLSWQFCVPRLPPGRSRTYAARRSFTTSRSSGPGAARARLCPSRRCAPTGWHLSQKVQPIALSRGSSSMASSSCSPSRPLASPEPGSTEKVFDDNLQHRDREDTRAYALDCKIPKD